From Priestia filamentosa, a single genomic window includes:
- a CDS encoding glycosyltransferase family 39 protein gives MKKFMYKRMDLILLGIILLSAFLNIYNIWKNDYANAYYTAAVKSMLENFHNFFYASFDPAGFVTVDKPPLTFWIQTLSAAIFGLHGWSVMLPQALAGVGSVILLYFLLKPTFGITGARIASLTMAITPIVPAISRSNNIDSMLVFTLLIGVWMLFKGVRKNKAIWIIGAFAMIGLGFNMKMMQAFMVAPAFYLFYITAAKVKWKKKIGILASATAVMMALSLSWAVVVDSVSADDRPYMGSSQTNSVLELAFGYNGVARLTGQGQGTPGGGGAGADKGNGGEMQAPPNGMEQGEAPEGMPSGAPQNGQGGPNQANDTNTTNSDNSASNDSSNTDSSSTQDSTNSETQTSEGNGQRDFLNRGDQGGPGGQNGGGMFNTGTPGFFRLFQIGLADQISWVLPFALFGCVGLLSGIRLRKQWSDEEKESLFWLAWLGPVGVFFSIAGFFHQYYLIMLAPPIAAFVGAGWVKLFKLYQTEKGFKSMLLPIAILATTAFEVFTLKSYIDQIGMVWSIGVGVAGTLLSLALFFFKQKEKRATYFVSLAALLAILVIPAFWASTPIIYGDGNSVMPAAGPTTMGNGNMKIGEGQNSINENLVSYLKKHSDGETYLFATSNASSAAPYIIEGETVMAMGGFSGSDPILTTEKLEEMVKNNEVKYFLIGGGGPGGSSDLQTWIKENGEEVPQEEWNGTSNSDSESDSNSGMPGRGGQSETLYKVEL, from the coding sequence ATGAAAAAGTTTATGTACAAAAGAATGGATCTTATCCTGCTAGGGATTATTCTTCTTTCTGCTTTCTTAAACATCTATAACATTTGGAAAAACGATTATGCGAATGCTTATTATACAGCAGCAGTAAAAAGCATGCTCGAAAACTTCCACAATTTCTTCTATGCTTCTTTTGATCCAGCAGGTTTTGTAACAGTGGATAAGCCGCCGCTTACATTTTGGATTCAAACATTAAGCGCTGCGATTTTTGGTTTGCATGGATGGAGCGTTATGTTACCACAAGCTTTAGCTGGAGTCGGATCTGTTATTCTTCTATACTTCCTTCTAAAACCAACCTTTGGAATTACAGGAGCTAGAATCGCAAGTTTAACAATGGCCATTACACCAATTGTTCCTGCCATAAGTCGTTCAAACAACATTGATAGTATGCTTGTTTTTACTCTTTTAATTGGGGTGTGGATGCTATTTAAAGGCGTTAGAAAGAACAAAGCTATTTGGATAATTGGAGCTTTTGCTATGATTGGACTGGGCTTCAATATGAAAATGATGCAAGCTTTCATGGTTGCTCCTGCGTTTTATCTTTTCTACATAACTGCAGCAAAGGTAAAGTGGAAAAAGAAAATAGGGATATTAGCAAGCGCAACAGCTGTTATGATGGCGTTGTCTCTTTCATGGGCTGTTGTTGTTGATAGTGTATCAGCTGATGATCGTCCTTACATGGGTAGCAGTCAAACGAACTCTGTGTTAGAGCTTGCTTTTGGATATAATGGCGTAGCTCGTTTAACGGGTCAAGGACAAGGCACACCAGGAGGCGGTGGTGCTGGTGCTGATAAAGGAAATGGAGGAGAGATGCAGGCTCCACCAAATGGAATGGAACAAGGAGAAGCACCAGAGGGGATGCCATCAGGAGCTCCACAAAATGGTCAAGGTGGACCAAATCAGGCTAATGATACAAACACAACAAATAGTGATAATTCAGCGAGCAATGATTCTTCTAATACAGATTCATCTTCTACACAAGATAGCACAAACTCAGAAACTCAGACATCTGAAGGTAATGGACAGCGTGATTTTCTAAATAGAGGAGATCAAGGTGGACCAGGTGGTCAAAATGGGGGAGGAATGTTCAATACAGGAACTCCAGGATTCTTCCGTTTGTTCCAAATTGGCTTAGCAGATCAAATTAGTTGGGTTCTGCCGTTTGCTCTTTTTGGATGCGTTGGTTTACTTTCAGGAATTCGTTTGCGAAAACAGTGGAGTGATGAAGAAAAAGAAAGCCTATTCTGGCTTGCGTGGCTTGGTCCTGTTGGTGTCTTCTTTAGTATTGCAGGTTTCTTCCATCAATACTACCTCATCATGTTAGCTCCTCCAATTGCAGCATTTGTTGGGGCAGGATGGGTTAAACTATTTAAGCTTTATCAAACAGAAAAAGGATTTAAATCAATGTTGCTTCCTATTGCAATTCTAGCAACAACTGCTTTTGAAGTCTTTACGTTGAAATCTTATATAGATCAAATTGGGATGGTTTGGAGCATTGGAGTAGGAGTAGCAGGGACATTGCTTTCACTAGCGCTATTCTTCTTCAAACAAAAAGAGAAACGAGCGACATATTTTGTGTCCTTAGCAGCCCTTCTTGCCATTCTTGTTATTCCTGCTTTTTGGGCAAGCACTCCTATTATATATGGAGATGGAAATAGTGTAATGCCAGCGGCTGGTCCTACAACGATGGGAAATGGAAATATGAAGATAGGTGAAGGACAAAACAGCATCAATGAAAATTTAGTTTCTTACCTTAAGAAACATAGCGATGGAGAAACTTACTTATTTGCTACATCTAATGCCTCTTCTGCTGCCCCTTACATTATTGAAGGTGAAACAGTCATGGCAATGGGTGGATTTTCAGGCTCAGATCCGATTTTAACAACAGAGAAGCTTGAAGAAATGGTTAAAAACAATGAAGTGAAATACTTCTTAATTGGTGGCGGCGGTCCTGGTGGCAGCTCAGATTTACAAACATGGATCAAAGAGAATGGAGAAGAAGTGCCACAAGAAGAATGGAACGGTACGTCGAACAGTGATTCTGAGAGCGATTCAAATAGCGGAATGCCTGGTAGAGGAGGTCAAAGCGAAACGCTTTACAAAGTAGAGCTATAA
- a CDS encoding glycosyltransferase family 2 protein, whose protein sequence is MEHIKYSIIIPVYNEEEVIETTYERLSNVMHSTKEKYELLFVNDGSQDKTVEILKEISLRDSSIKLIDFSRNFGHQIAITAGMDYAKGEAVVVIDADLQDPPELILDMIDKWKQGYEVVYAKRTKRKGETFFKKQTAAMFYRTLRSMTDIDIPIDTGDFRLIDRKVCEQMKGLQEKNRFVRGLVSWVGFHQTAVEYERDERAAGETKYPLKKMLKLSLDGITSFSYKPLKLATYAGSLFSGAGFVYMLYVLYLKFFTENTVTGWASLVIIQLFFSGVVLVLLGVIGEYIGRIYDESKGRPLYIVRDIYSTEMSGKKEKQMIHE, encoded by the coding sequence ATGGAACATATAAAATATTCGATTATTATTCCTGTTTATAATGAAGAAGAAGTTATTGAAACAACGTACGAACGTTTAAGTAATGTAATGCATTCTACAAAAGAAAAATACGAGCTTTTATTTGTAAATGACGGAAGTCAAGACAAGACGGTAGAAATTTTGAAAGAGATTAGCTTACGTGATTCATCTATTAAACTAATTGATTTCTCAAGAAATTTTGGTCATCAAATTGCGATTACAGCAGGAATGGATTATGCAAAAGGAGAGGCAGTTGTTGTAATTGACGCAGATTTGCAAGATCCTCCAGAACTTATCCTCGATATGATTGACAAATGGAAACAAGGGTATGAAGTTGTATATGCGAAAAGAACAAAGCGCAAAGGAGAAACATTTTTTAAAAAGCAAACAGCAGCAATGTTTTATAGAACACTCCGCTCTATGACAGACATTGACATTCCTATTGACACAGGAGACTTTAGACTTATTGATCGTAAAGTATGTGAGCAAATGAAAGGTCTTCAAGAAAAGAACCGATTTGTTCGTGGACTTGTTAGTTGGGTTGGTTTTCATCAGACGGCTGTTGAATATGAACGTGATGAGCGAGCGGCAGGTGAAACAAAGTATCCATTAAAAAAAATGTTAAAGTTATCCCTTGATGGGATTACATCGTTCTCTTATAAACCATTGAAATTAGCAACGTATGCGGGTTCTCTTTTTTCAGGAGCAGGATTTGTTTACATGCTGTATGTTTTATATTTGAAATTCTTTACAGAAAACACTGTAACAGGTTGGGCTTCACTTGTGATTATTCAGCTATTTTTTAGTGGGGTTGTGCTCGTTCTTCTTGGCGTAATTGGAGAATATATCGGACGCATCTATGATGAATCAAAAGGTCGACCTTTATATATTGTGCGTGACATATATAGTACAGAAATGTCTGGAAAGAAAGAGAAGCAAATGATTCATGAATAA
- a CDS encoding GtrA family protein, which translates to MNKGRTFLKFCIVGASNTIIDFLVFTLLIFGGMPAVLSQVISYSCGLFNSYILNRKWTFKQSSKAQRSELFRFALINMLTLLITMKCLLLFSEQLGWSLLISKVGATIIGLGINFIGTKAWVFKAQNG; encoded by the coding sequence ATGAATAAAGGAAGAACGTTTCTCAAATTTTGCATTGTGGGAGCTTCTAATACGATTATTGATTTTCTCGTTTTTACCCTTCTCATTTTCGGGGGCATGCCAGCTGTTCTTTCTCAAGTAATCTCTTATAGTTGCGGGCTTTTTAACAGCTATATCCTAAATCGGAAATGGACGTTTAAACAATCATCTAAAGCTCAAAGAAGTGAACTATTCCGCTTTGCTCTCATCAACATGCTAACGCTTTTAATAACAATGAAATGTTTGCTTTTATTTTCAGAGCAATTAGGATGGTCTCTTTTAATCAGCAAGGTGGGAGCTACCATCATCGGTTTGGGAATTAACTTTATAGGAACGAAAGCGTGGGTATTTAAAGCACAAAATGGATAG
- the galU gene encoding UTP--glucose-1-phosphate uridylyltransferase GalU, which produces MKKVRKAVIPAAGLGTRFLPVTKSIPKEMLPIVNKPTIQIIVEEALKSGIEDIIIVTGKGKQAIENHFDYDAELERHLSEQGKEEQLNAIQHVSNLANIHYVRQKEPKGLGHAISCARTFIGDEPFAVLLGDDLTYSEEPCLKQLIKQYEKKECSVVGVQPVPTEEISRYGVIDPAEKEHRLYRVDSFVEKPQPEEAPSNLAIIGRYVFTPEIFTYLEKQKEGKGGEIQLTDAIESMNELQAVFAYQFEGQRYDAGEPLSFLLTNISFALEDKELREPMLKELKKLIEKSELHYTS; this is translated from the coding sequence ATGAAGAAAGTAAGAAAAGCTGTTATTCCAGCAGCAGGATTAGGTACTCGTTTTTTACCTGTTACAAAATCAATTCCAAAGGAAATGTTGCCGATTGTCAACAAACCAACAATTCAAATTATTGTAGAAGAAGCGCTGAAATCGGGAATTGAAGATATTATAATTGTGACAGGAAAAGGAAAACAAGCAATTGAAAATCATTTTGATTATGATGCTGAGCTCGAGAGACATTTAAGTGAGCAGGGAAAAGAAGAACAGCTTAATGCCATTCAACATGTTTCAAACCTAGCTAATATTCATTATGTTCGTCAAAAAGAACCAAAAGGTCTTGGCCATGCTATTTCTTGTGCTCGCACTTTTATTGGAGATGAGCCATTTGCGGTCCTTCTTGGAGATGATTTAACTTACTCTGAAGAACCTTGTTTGAAACAGCTCATTAAGCAATATGAGAAAAAAGAGTGTTCAGTTGTTGGTGTTCAGCCTGTCCCAACCGAAGAGATCAGCAGGTACGGAGTAATAGATCCGGCTGAGAAAGAACACCGCCTTTATCGAGTAGATTCATTTGTTGAAAAACCGCAACCTGAAGAAGCTCCTTCAAATTTAGCCATTATTGGTCGCTATGTTTTTACACCAGAAATTTTTACTTACTTAGAGAAACAGAAAGAAGGAAAAGGAGGCGAAATTCAGCTCACAGATGCTATTGAATCAATGAATGAGTTACAAGCGGTTTTTGCTTATCAGTTTGAAGGTCAAAGATATGATGCAGGCGAGCCGCTCAGTTTTCTTTTAACAAACATTTCTTTCGCTTTAGAAGATAAGGAGCTTCGCGAACCAATGTTGAAAGAGCTTAAAAAGCTGATCGAAAAAAGTGAACTTCATTATACATCCTAA
- a CDS encoding DMT family transporter, with translation MQPYFYLALAIILEIIGSSMLKSSAGFTKLIPSIGAVAGIGAAFYFLSLSLQNIPLSMAYAIWSGVGTALTALVGIMIWKENISIYSVVGIIMIIGGVIVLNMKAAPH, from the coding sequence GTGCAACCTTATTTCTATTTAGCTCTAGCTATTATTTTAGAAATTATCGGCAGCTCTATGCTTAAATCGTCAGCAGGATTTACGAAGCTTATCCCGAGTATAGGAGCCGTTGCTGGCATAGGAGCTGCTTTTTATTTTCTTTCTCTATCTCTTCAAAACATACCGTTAAGTATGGCTTATGCTATTTGGTCTGGCGTGGGTACGGCTCTTACAGCTCTTGTTGGCATTATGATTTGGAAAGAAAATATAAGCATATATAGTGTAGTAGGAATTATTATGATTATTGGTGGAGTTATCGTTTTAAATATGAAAGCTGCACCACATTAA
- a CDS encoding ADP-ribosylglycohydrolase family protein, with translation MDILMDKTLGALYGLAIGDAMGMPGELWSRRRIKQHFGKIDTFISGPQENEAARYYKRGQYTDDTAQSIAILDALIERNFIPSTTVIADHLIEWAEQNQAFEHNILGPSSKIALQTIRTGGNASTVTAKAETNGAAMRIAPIGCLIPSTYMEEIVRYVYEVSRVTHGSDVAISGAAMVAMAVSAAFEGCSWEEIIQKVKDTYSCSLSLYGTETFSPSLKARLDLCLEYAEKFKNEEDAFADHLYHIIGAGTLTCESVPTALALAYYTKDVHKCSIMCANLGGDTDTIGAMATAICGAKVGITGILPEWIETINRSNGVDFTYYAEHLVKYRRFHY, from the coding sequence GTGGACATATTAATGGATAAAACATTAGGAGCACTATATGGTTTAGCAATTGGCGATGCAATGGGAATGCCTGGGGAACTTTGGAGCAGAAGGAGAATTAAACAACACTTTGGTAAAATTGATACGTTTATCTCGGGACCCCAAGAAAACGAAGCTGCACGCTATTATAAAAGAGGACAATATACAGATGATACAGCCCAAAGCATCGCTATTTTAGATGCTTTAATTGAGCGGAATTTTATCCCATCAACAACAGTAATTGCCGACCATCTTATTGAGTGGGCTGAACAAAATCAAGCTTTTGAACACAATATTCTTGGCCCAAGTTCAAAAATAGCGTTACAAACGATTCGGACAGGGGGAAATGCTTCTACTGTTACAGCGAAAGCTGAAACAAACGGAGCAGCAATGCGAATTGCTCCTATCGGATGTCTCATCCCATCTACTTACATGGAAGAAATTGTGAGGTATGTTTATGAGGTTAGTCGAGTAACGCATGGATCAGATGTTGCTATTAGTGGAGCAGCAATGGTTGCAATGGCTGTTAGCGCAGCATTTGAAGGTTGCAGTTGGGAGGAGATCATACAAAAAGTAAAAGATACTTATAGTTGTTCTCTTAGCTTATATGGGACAGAAACATTTAGTCCATCATTAAAAGCAAGACTTGATCTCTGCCTAGAATATGCAGAGAAATTTAAGAATGAAGAAGACGCTTTTGCCGATCATCTTTATCACATTATCGGAGCGGGGACATTAACATGTGAATCCGTGCCAACAGCTTTAGCTTTGGCGTATTATACAAAGGATGTTCATAAATGTAGTATCATGTGTGCCAATTTAGGAGGAGATACGGATACTATTGGAGCTATGGCAACAGCAATATGTGGAGCGAAGGTAGGAATTACAGGAATTTTACCAGAGTGGATTGAGACGATTAACAGAAGCAATGGAGTCGATTTTACTTACTATGCTGAACACCTTGTGAAATATCGAAGATTTCATTATTAA
- a CDS encoding purine-cytosine permease family protein, producing MSKPSSSIFLSPSERSGKPKELFFIWFASNIGILGVVYGTMIVGFGLSFFQSLLAAMLGSLSFILVGLTSISGKNTGANMLTLSRAAFGRKGNYFPTFMVWMSFVGWLAVNVITGTLTLLSLLNVWGLNTTSLLTVVSLFAFSLLVLLSNLFSQKVLVKAQTLFTYVFGLLTLFVIALLIPKTNWQALFQINNGDWLTSFLPAVSIIIAGTGIGWVGAGADYSRYQHPKTSSRSVVMSVTLGAFFPLFIIMSAGILMTTSVPSLGTADNPINVISQSLPSWMTALYFLTALGGLIPQCILSLKSARTNLQTLDIHVKDSTAIFIHAIIIIALPVYVLFFSENFLGDFQIFLGLVGIGLASWGATFLVDFALVRRKFGYDLKLLSNKAEVINPAGLLSWLIGIAAGLAFTNTSFFTGPFARGIFEDSSLGVLLAFIVSGVVQVVLVNVQSSKSRGVESGKMAK from the coding sequence ATGAGTAAACCATCTTCATCTATTTTTTTGTCACCTTCTGAGCGGTCGGGAAAACCAAAGGAACTCTTTTTTATTTGGTTTGCAAGTAATATTGGAATTTTAGGTGTTGTATACGGCACAATGATTGTCGGATTTGGCCTTAGCTTTTTTCAATCGCTGCTTGCGGCTATGCTTGGATCGTTATCTTTTATCCTTGTTGGATTAACAAGTATTTCAGGTAAAAATACGGGAGCAAATATGCTCACGTTATCTCGAGCAGCTTTCGGAAGAAAAGGAAACTATTTTCCAACGTTTATGGTCTGGATGAGTTTTGTTGGTTGGCTTGCTGTTAATGTTATTACAGGCACTTTAACATTGTTGTCATTACTTAATGTTTGGGGTTTAAACACAACGTCGTTGCTAACAGTTGTCAGCCTTTTTGCTTTTTCTCTTCTTGTTTTACTTTCAAATTTATTTAGTCAAAAAGTACTTGTAAAAGCTCAAACCCTTTTTACATACGTTTTTGGTTTGTTAACCCTTTTTGTAATAGCCTTACTTATTCCAAAAACAAACTGGCAAGCTTTGTTTCAAATAAATAACGGCGATTGGTTAACGTCTTTTCTTCCTGCTGTTTCTATTATTATTGCAGGTACTGGCATTGGATGGGTAGGGGCTGGTGCTGATTATAGCCGTTATCAACATCCTAAAACTTCTTCTCGATCTGTTGTTATGAGCGTAACTTTAGGAGCTTTTTTTCCGTTATTTATTATTATGAGCGCTGGAATTTTAATGACAACGTCCGTTCCGTCATTAGGAACAGCGGATAATCCAATTAATGTAATTAGTCAATCTCTTCCATCTTGGATGACGGCTCTTTATTTTCTTACAGCTTTAGGTGGATTAATTCCGCAATGTATTTTAAGTTTAAAATCAGCGCGTACAAATTTACAGACGTTAGATATTCATGTGAAAGACTCCACAGCGATTTTTATCCATGCTATCATTATTATTGCTCTTCCTGTGTATGTTTTGTTTTTCTCTGAAAATTTCCTAGGAGATTTTCAGATTTTCTTAGGACTAGTCGGAATTGGGTTAGCTTCTTGGGGAGCTACGTTTCTCGTTGATTTTGCTCTTGTTCGGAGGAAATTTGGGTATGATCTAAAACTGTTGAGCAACAAGGCAGAGGTAATAAATCCAGCGGGACTTTTAAGTTGGTTGATTGGAATTGCAGCAGGTCTGGCGTTTACAAATACGTCATTTTTTACTGGGCCATTTGCAAGAGGGATTTTTGAGGATAGTAGTTTAGGTGTATTATTAGCATTTATTGTGAGTGGAGTTGTACAAGTTGTTTTAGTAAATGTGCAATCTTCAAAGAGTAGAGGTGTAGAAAGTGGAAAAATGGCAAAATGA
- a CDS encoding PfkB family carbohydrate kinase, whose protein sequence is MEKWQNEDTNEPGPKGKVLILGAAIIDVIIKVAELPKSGQDIFARADQVTVGGCAYNVSSVLKQLCIPHDLLIPVGEGNCAKVIREELLKEEYPLLIEEPYDNGWSLCIVEEGGERTFITIPGIETQWREEWFQAIEIDTYDYIYISGYELEGPSGYIVTKALEKRKKEAKLIFDPSPRIKFIDESVIKKVLTKGTIVHSNKAELLCLTSESSVEDGARAIFDKTGEPVIITLGAEGTFFYTEEESDLIPSEPALVVDTIGAGDSHLACFIAGLAVNLSLREACAVGNGIARLVVQQSGSKLVL, encoded by the coding sequence GTGGAAAAATGGCAAAATGAAGACACGAACGAGCCTGGGCCGAAAGGAAAAGTACTTATTCTCGGTGCAGCGATTATCGATGTAATCATTAAAGTAGCAGAGCTTCCTAAAAGCGGTCAAGATATTTTTGCAAGAGCGGATCAAGTGACGGTTGGTGGTTGTGCTTATAATGTATCAAGTGTGTTAAAACAGCTTTGTATTCCACATGACTTACTTATTCCTGTTGGAGAGGGGAATTGTGCAAAGGTTATTAGAGAGGAGCTTTTGAAAGAAGAATATCCGCTTCTTATTGAAGAACCATATGACAACGGTTGGAGTTTATGTATTGTTGAAGAAGGTGGAGAACGAACGTTTATAACCATACCAGGGATTGAAACACAGTGGAGAGAAGAATGGTTTCAGGCTATTGAAATTGACACATACGACTACATTTATATATCAGGATACGAATTGGAAGGTCCTTCAGGCTATATTGTTACAAAAGCGCTTGAAAAACGGAAGAAAGAAGCTAAGCTAATTTTTGATCCAAGTCCAAGAATTAAATTTATTGATGAAAGTGTTATAAAAAAGGTCTTGACAAAAGGAACAATTGTTCATTCAAATAAGGCAGAACTTCTTTGCCTAACAAGTGAAAGCTCTGTTGAAGATGGAGCACGCGCTATTTTTGATAAAACGGGTGAACCTGTAATTATCACATTAGGTGCTGAAGGAACGTTCTTTTACACAGAAGAAGAAAGTGACCTTATTCCATCAGAACCTGCTCTTGTCGTTGATACAATCGGTGCAGGAGATTCACACCTTGCTTGTTTTATTGCAGGCCTTGCTGTTAATTTATCGTTAAGAGAAGCGTGTGCAGTTGGAAATGGTATTGCAAGGCTTGTTGTACAGCAATCAGGTAGTAAACTTGTCTTATAA